The Primulina huaijiensis isolate GDHJ02 chromosome 6, ASM1229523v2, whole genome shotgun sequence genomic sequence TACTTCACTAACTGGACAACTGCAATATTTTGCTGCGGATCTTGCTGAGGTAGCATCTGTATTCTTGTTCTAACGTATATCAAAGACAAATATAAATTTCTTGATcataattttttcattgattttcAAGAATAGATTCAGAAGTTTCAGATGACTGATACTTATCTATGGCTTCTAAATGTCTCATAGTGTAACCTACTAGTGCTAAAAGTCTTCGACAGTTAATTACCTAAACTTCATTCTTTTGTCATGTTTGATGTGTGCTTAACTTTGTTGTAGAAACAGATAAattttgtttctattttgtGGATAATGCTTcactttttattttcttctggTCGCAGGTGAAGGCGAACAAATATTCTTTACAAGGATTAAGTGATGATCATTTCAGTTCTCCCAGGACTCTGTCATATGATCAAGAAGAGACTGCTAATTATCTGGTAAAACCATTATTAACTATTGAATCCAAGTTAGAAAGAAATGATAGCTATGCAAAAACACCCTAAATGATAGAAAATATGAATCCTACCGTTGCTTTATCGATTATTGTATTGTTAATGCAAGGTGAGGTTTTTCTattatttcttgaatatattaacCTAAGACCTGGCGGCTGGCATAGAGAATACTtcagttaatattttttataataaaaatttgacaAGTGATCCCCTATGGACCAGTTCGATCAAGAATTCAGTTCTGGGGATTATACAACCCCGCAGAGTCtggatgacatgtttttgaaggatttaAATCCCTGCCTGACTCCTTGTTATTCCAAGACAAAGTCCAAGGTATCCAACCAACTTTACCACAAAAGCTTGACTTCTGTTTTTTAATGTATAAATtagaaaatgattaaatttcttGTAGGAATTTGGTATTACTGATTTCCCTGAACATAGCTTATCTAAACACAAGGTCCAAACTTCTCATCAAATCGGCTTTGTTACTTGTGCAACGAAGCTTTCCAAAAGTTCTGAATGTTGCCAATCATCCAAGGCTGGAAATGGTTTAATCCGCACAGCTCGAAGGTCTGATGAAAGTAAAAGCATTTATGGAAAACAAATGCATCAGAAACTTTTTTGATCAAATTCTGAGGAATTTTGGT encodes the following:
- the LOC140979438 gene encoding uncharacterized protein isoform X3, which gives rise to MVLRSERELLSLNKEQEQQIQEIKLLLEEKNLEVEKLKDLCLKQREDIKSLKNAILFPDVTNSQLQDLLEKQGTELNQAKQLIPSLQRQITSLTGQLQYFAADLAEVKANKYSLQGLSDDHFSSPRTLSYDQEETANYLFDQEFSSGDYTTPQSLDDMFLKDLNPCLTPCYSKTKSKLSKSSECCQSSKAGNGLIRTARRSDESKSIYGKQMHQKLF
- the LOC140979438 gene encoding uncharacterized protein isoform X2 produces the protein MVLRSERELLSLNKEQEQQIQEIKLLLEEKNLEVEKLKDLCLKQREDIKSLKNAILFPDVTNSQLQDLLEKQGTELNQAKQLIPSLQRQITSLTGQLQYFAADLAEVKANKYSLQGLSDDHFSSPRTLSYDQEETANYLFDQEFSSGDYTTPQSLDDMFLKDLNPCLTPCYSKTKSKVQTSHQIGFVTCATKLSKSSECCQSSKAGNGLIRTARRSDESKSIYGKQMHQKLF
- the LOC140979438 gene encoding uncharacterized protein isoform X1; translated protein: MVLRSERELLSLNKEQEQQIQEIKLLLEEKNLEVEKLKDLCLKQREDIKSLKNAILFPDVTNSQLQDLLEKQGTELNQAKQLIPSLQRQITSLTGQLQYFAADLAEVKANKYSLQGLSDDHFSSPRTLSYDQEETANYLFDQEFSSGDYTTPQSLDDMFLKDLNPCLTPCYSKTKSKEFGITDFPEHSLSKHKVQTSHQIGFVTCATKLSKSSECCQSSKAGNGLIRTARRSDESKSIYGKQMHQKLF